A portion of the Micromonospora vinacea genome contains these proteins:
- a CDS encoding DUF3152 domain-containing protein — protein MSTKATRRWGPAWMASLLVVALLTGCGLPAAGQPATDPVAAGPLTGAAATPTGRPTATVEVRPSTPPVIPVSYPATGGNRWSVAPGENTPGRATTGQLMRYRVAVERDIRGLPAKDIATAITATLNDPRGWTAGGAWRLRRVGAGEPTDLTIYLATPGTRDTLCQDVPDAYTSCRNGARVVLNVARWVKGVPGYGANLGTYRQYMVNHEVGHKLGYGHERCPGRGRPAPVMQQQTLGLHGCTANAWPYPKGKTRYSGPVGAYDDGIPRREGAYSAA, from the coding sequence ATGTCGACGAAGGCTACCCGCCGCTGGGGTCCCGCCTGGATGGCGTCGCTGCTGGTGGTGGCGCTGCTCACCGGATGCGGCCTACCGGCCGCCGGGCAACCCGCCACCGACCCGGTCGCCGCCGGACCGCTGACCGGCGCGGCGGCGACACCGACCGGTCGGCCGACGGCGACCGTCGAGGTCCGACCCAGCACCCCGCCCGTCATCCCGGTCAGCTACCCCGCCACCGGTGGTAACCGCTGGTCGGTGGCGCCCGGCGAGAACACGCCCGGGCGTGCGACGACCGGCCAGTTGATGCGCTACCGGGTCGCCGTGGAACGCGACATCCGGGGCCTGCCGGCGAAGGACATCGCCACAGCGATCACCGCGACGTTGAACGACCCGCGCGGGTGGACGGCCGGCGGGGCGTGGCGGCTGCGCCGGGTCGGTGCCGGCGAACCGACCGACCTCACCATCTACCTGGCGACCCCCGGCACCCGTGACACCCTCTGCCAGGACGTGCCGGACGCCTACACCTCCTGCCGCAACGGTGCCCGGGTGGTGCTCAACGTGGCGCGTTGGGTCAAGGGTGTACCGGGTTACGGGGCGAACCTGGGCACCTACCGGCAGTACATGGTCAACCACGAGGTGGGGCACAAGCTCGGGTACGGCCACGAGCGGTGCCCCGGGCGAGGTCGGCCGGCGCCGGTGATGCAGCAGCAGACGCTGGGCCTGCACGGCTGCACCGCGAACGCCTGGCCGTACCCGAAGGGCAAGACCCGCTACAGCGGGCCGGTCGGGGCGTACGACGACGGGATCCCCCGGCGTGAGGGCGCCTACTCGGCAGCCTGA
- a CDS encoding SigE family RNA polymerase sigma factor — protein sequence MARGDAEFVEFARAASARLVHAAYLMTGDHHQAEDAAQTALVRTYASWSRIHDDDAYGYARRTLVNHLVDGWRRPMREYPTDEVPEQRRGDVADDVTTRRWLITILGALSPRERAIVVLRYYFDLPEAQVARELAVSVGTVKSTSSRALEKLRSATPRTADEEARR from the coding sequence GTGGCGCGGGGTGACGCGGAATTCGTCGAGTTCGCGCGGGCGGCGTCCGCGCGACTGGTGCACGCCGCGTACCTGATGACCGGCGACCACCACCAGGCCGAGGACGCCGCGCAGACCGCCCTGGTCCGGACCTACGCGTCATGGTCGCGGATCCACGACGACGACGCCTATGGGTACGCCCGCCGCACGCTGGTCAACCATCTGGTCGACGGGTGGCGACGGCCGATGCGGGAGTACCCGACCGACGAGGTGCCGGAGCAGCGGCGGGGCGACGTGGCCGACGACGTGACCACCCGGCGCTGGTTGATCACCATCCTCGGTGCGCTCAGCCCCCGGGAGCGCGCCATCGTCGTCCTGCGCTACTACTTCGACCTGCCGGAGGCACAGGTGGCCCGGGAACTCGCCGTCTCCGTCGGCACCGTCAAGAGCACCAGCTCGCGAGCGTTGGAGAAGTTGCGCAGCGCCACGCCCCGCACGGCCGATGAGGAGGCGCGCCGATGA